In Humulus lupulus chromosome 6, drHumLupu1.1, whole genome shotgun sequence, a single genomic region encodes these proteins:
- the LOC133785240 gene encoding uncharacterized protein LOC133785240, with protein MAGIESMDVDQILNRALNELASAMLTVTASRLRSRVITEQSKASEQRNAKEIKDIEEKYKEQLEVAQKANATLLEEKNKLVEEMEQKQASLNKALEAKEKYKESHLINFRKAKRLEADLIETRQEADKLEARIKDLKKTNASNLERYKGATSKCFYDFWKHNQGANFNYLFERMRQIEIARCVACLEEEERAKTPASPEISLATGVEGIENEVEATVDQENP; from the exons ATGGCTGGGATAGAGTCAATGGATGTCGACCAGATCTTGAACCGCGCACTAAACGAGCTTGCCAGT gcaatgctgaccgtGACTGCCAGCCGGCTCCGCTCGAGGGTCATTACTGAGCAATCCAAGGCATCCGAGCAACGGAATGCTAAGGAGATTAAGGATATTGAAGAGAAATATAAAGAGCAGCTTGAGGTGGCTCAGAAGGCAAATGCGAcattgctcgaggagaaaaataaaCTGGTCGAGGAGATGGAGCAAAAGCAGGCTTCTCTGAATAAAGCCCTTGAGGCAAAGGAGAAGTACAAAGAGTCCCACCTCATAAATTTTCGCAAAGCCAAAAGACTCGAGGCGGACCTGATCGAGACCAGGCAAGAGGCTGATAAGTTGGAGGCTCGCATCAAGGATCTCAAAAAAACCAACGCCAGCAATCTTGAGAGGTACAAGGGCGCCACGTCCaagtgcttctatgatttctggaaacacaaccaaggggccAATTTCAACTATCTGTTTGAGCGCATGCGGCAAATAGAAATAGCTCGGTGCGTTGCTTGcttggaagaagaagagagagcgaAGACCCCAGCCTCGCCCGAGATATCCTTGGCCACTGGCGTTGAAGGCATAGAGAACGAAGTCGAAGCTACAGTCGACCAGGAAAATCCATAA